A genomic window from Planococcus rifietoensis includes:
- a CDS encoding WecB/TagA/CpsF family glycosyltransferase has translation MKEEILGVTVNKETEQQLLDNIQNDIEMGRKSRIVAINPEKVMMASKDPALRTLLNESTYQIPDGVGIKIASRMRGGAIRERVTGIGMMDALLQLANKHGHRIFMYGAKKATVELAAQNIQTKYPNLIVAGTLDGYEKDPEKIIQAINEAKPQILFVALGSPKQELFIRENMERLDVNIFQGVGGSFDVYSGNVKRAPKLFLNTGTEWLYRLASQPTRIKRQMALPQFLIKAVRDKGGKR, from the coding sequence ATGAAAGAAGAAATTTTAGGCGTCACCGTTAATAAAGAAACCGAGCAGCAATTGCTGGATAACATCCAAAACGATATCGAAATGGGGCGCAAATCGCGCATCGTCGCCATCAACCCGGAAAAAGTCATGATGGCTTCAAAAGACCCGGCACTCCGGACACTGTTGAACGAATCAACCTATCAGATTCCAGACGGAGTCGGCATTAAAATCGCTTCCCGCATGCGTGGCGGCGCGATTCGCGAACGCGTGACAGGCATCGGCATGATGGATGCGCTGCTTCAGCTCGCGAATAAACACGGCCACCGCATCTTCATGTACGGAGCGAAAAAAGCGACTGTAGAATTGGCTGCACAAAACATCCAAACGAAATACCCGAACCTTATCGTCGCCGGGACACTCGACGGCTATGAAAAAGACCCTGAGAAAATCATCCAAGCGATCAATGAAGCAAAACCGCAAATCTTATTTGTGGCGCTTGGCAGCCCGAAACAGGAATTGTTCATCCGTGAAAACATGGAGCGGTTGGACGTCAATATCTTCCAGGGCGTTGGCGGCAGTTTCGATGTCTATAGCGGCAATGTTAAACGTGCGCCGAAGCTATTCTTGAACACAGGAACGGAATGGCTTTACCGTCTTGCCAGCCAGCCAACGCGCATCAAACGCCAAATGGCTCTCCCGCAATTTCTTATCAAAGCCGTGCGCGATAAAGGGGGGAAACGATGA
- a CDS encoding alanine/glycine:cation symporter family protein, whose amino-acid sequence MDAIFNGLTWIVDEGNNLLWTYILIGLLLGLGLYFTIRTRFVQVRLFGEMFRVITEKKDGTGGISAFQAFTISTASRVGTGNITGVALAIAIGGPGAVFWMWVVALIGMATAFIESTLAQVYKIKDGEQFRGGPAYYMEKALGTRKLGIVFAILLTLAFGFIFNSVQSNTIAQSVSDVLDIPNWVVGASLVVLSAIVIFGGVRRIAHVTQIVVPIMATVYLIVVAYIMVMNFTEIPAVFTLIIQNAFGLEEVVGGGIGAAIMQGIRRGLFSNEAGMGSVPNAAASANVSHPAKQGLVQSLGVFFDTIIICSATAFVIILADLYRTSEQEGILLTQASLDMHLGGWAPYFLAIAIFFFAFSSIVGNYYYGETNIEFINAHSMWLTVYRFGVLAMVMFGSIAQVQLVWNMADLFMGMMAVINLIVIALLGKIAFRVLDDYMGQRKAGKNPVFYAKNLPGLKNTECWGEEAHRHDE is encoded by the coding sequence ATGGATGCAATATTCAACGGGTTGACGTGGATCGTCGACGAAGGCAATAACTTATTATGGACATACATACTGATTGGGCTCTTGCTCGGTCTTGGTTTATACTTCACCATCCGTACTCGCTTTGTGCAAGTTCGCTTGTTTGGTGAAATGTTCCGTGTTATTACGGAAAAGAAAGATGGAACCGGCGGGATTTCCGCATTCCAGGCATTCACGATTTCGACTGCATCCCGCGTCGGGACCGGGAACATCACCGGCGTTGCTTTGGCAATTGCCATCGGCGGGCCGGGTGCAGTTTTCTGGATGTGGGTTGTAGCCCTAATCGGCATGGCGACCGCATTCATCGAAAGTACGCTTGCTCAAGTGTATAAGATCAAAGACGGCGAGCAATTCCGCGGCGGCCCTGCGTACTACATGGAAAAAGCGCTCGGCACGCGGAAACTGGGCATCGTTTTTGCCATCCTTCTGACACTCGCTTTCGGGTTCATCTTTAACTCGGTGCAATCGAACACCATCGCCCAATCGGTCAGCGATGTATTGGACATCCCGAACTGGGTCGTTGGCGCAAGCTTGGTCGTGTTATCGGCCATCGTCATTTTCGGCGGTGTACGCCGGATCGCTCATGTGACACAAATCGTTGTGCCGATCATGGCCACTGTTTATTTGATTGTTGTAGCTTACATCATGGTCATGAATTTCACGGAAATTCCAGCGGTCTTCACTTTGATTATCCAAAACGCATTTGGTCTTGAAGAAGTGGTGGGTGGCGGTATCGGTGCTGCGATCATGCAAGGTATACGCCGCGGCTTGTTCTCGAACGAAGCCGGTATGGGGTCTGTTCCGAACGCCGCCGCTTCCGCGAACGTTTCGCATCCTGCAAAACAAGGGCTTGTCCAAAGCTTGGGCGTCTTCTTCGATACGATCATCATCTGTTCAGCGACTGCATTCGTCATCATTCTGGCGGACCTGTACCGCACCAGCGAACAGGAAGGAATCCTTCTGACGCAAGCTTCACTGGATATGCACTTAGGCGGATGGGCACCGTACTTCTTGGCGATCGCAATCTTTTTCTTCGCTTTCAGCTCGATCGTCGGGAACTATTATTACGGCGAGACGAATATTGAATTCATCAACGCCCACAGCATGTGGTTGACTGTTTACCGCTTCGGCGTATTGGCAATGGTCATGTTCGGGTCTATCGCACAAGTCCAGCTTGTCTGGAACATGGCTGACTTGTTCATGGGCATGATGGCCGTCATCAACTTGATCGTCATCGCATTGCTCGGGAAGATTGCGTTCCGCGTCCTCGATGATTACATGGGACAAAGAAAAGCAGGCAAGAATCCGGTGTTCTATGCGAAAAATTTACCTGGCCTGAAAAACACGGAATGCTGGGGAGAAGAAGCACATCGTCACGACGAATAA
- a CDS encoding amidohydrolase, which yields MEFKQQTETYFDYFHAHPEVSFKEVETTKKLAQIMDELGVEYRTFEDVTGLFAEIGEGEEVVAVRADIDALWQEVNGKVQANHSCGHDANMSMVLGALLRLKDESLNKRIRFIFQPAEEQGNGSLAMIERGALEGVTHLFGVHLRPQEELPFGKVTPALHHGSGIFLKGKIIGEDAHGARPHQGKNAIDVIAAIHQFVKTIYFSPFESYSAKLTNIQTGGESLNIIPGSATFALDVRSQSNELMDTMKVRLEEGLRAIAALHDVKIELKWDDYTPAAEVSDEAMEIAAQAIRNVLGEEAFADPIQTTGADDFHFYTIKQPALKAAMVGIGADLTPGLHHPDMTFNREALDVGARVLAETLRLT from the coding sequence ATGGAGTTCAAGCAGCAGACCGAAACGTATTTTGATTATTTCCATGCGCATCCTGAAGTCAGCTTCAAAGAAGTCGAGACGACGAAGAAACTTGCACAGATCATGGATGAGCTCGGGGTAGAGTACCGGACATTCGAGGACGTCACGGGCTTGTTCGCAGAAATTGGCGAAGGCGAGGAAGTGGTCGCCGTCCGTGCGGATATCGATGCCTTGTGGCAGGAAGTGAACGGCAAAGTGCAAGCCAACCATTCCTGCGGCCACGACGCCAATATGTCGATGGTACTCGGAGCGCTCCTGCGCTTGAAAGATGAATCCTTGAACAAGCGCATCCGCTTTATTTTCCAGCCGGCTGAAGAGCAAGGCAACGGTTCGCTTGCGATGATTGAACGCGGGGCTTTAGAAGGGGTGACGCACCTATTCGGCGTCCATTTGCGTCCGCAGGAAGAGCTGCCGTTTGGCAAAGTGACGCCTGCGCTGCATCACGGTTCTGGGATTTTTCTGAAAGGCAAGATCATCGGAGAAGATGCACACGGTGCGCGTCCCCATCAAGGGAAAAATGCCATCGACGTCATCGCGGCGATCCATCAATTCGTGAAAACGATTTATTTTTCGCCGTTTGAATCCTATTCAGCCAAGTTGACGAATATCCAGACCGGCGGGGAAAGCTTGAATATCATCCCGGGAAGCGCCACATTCGCGCTTGATGTGCGCTCACAGTCCAATGAGTTGATGGACACGATGAAAGTTCGCCTTGAGGAAGGTTTGCGGGCGATTGCAGCGCTTCACGATGTGAAAATCGAGTTGAAATGGGACGATTACACGCCAGCTGCTGAAGTATCCGATGAGGCGATGGAAATTGCTGCACAAGCGATTCGCAATGTGCTCGGAGAGGAAGCTTTCGCTGACCCGATCCAAACCACGGGTGCGGACGATTTCCATTTCTACACGATCAAGCAGCCAGCGTTAAAAGCGGCGATGGTCGGGATTGGTGCCGATTTAACACCGGGGCTTCATCATCCGGATATGACGTTCAACCGGGAAGCGCTTGATGTTGGCGCACGCGTCTTGGCGGAGACTTTGCGCTTGACGTAA
- a CDS encoding glycosyltransferase — protein MMKVMHVISGGETGGSKKHLLQLLTNSPVEAELLLLTEGAFAEEARKAGIPVTVVQQNSRLDRSAPRKILMVLKKGGFSIVHSHGARANFLIDSVYKKLGMPWFITVHSDPTLDFLHQPKPLAKVFTILNQRAMRRADHLFAVSQKFKDMLTQMGVEPKKITPVFNGINFHETLPDFNKQEIRKSLGTGEDEFVFAIVARLHPVKGHDILLDALSRIDRPCKLWIIGEGDLRQKLSEQAAALGISERVQFLGARKDVDQLLYAADVSLLTSHSESFPLVLLESADMATPVISTNVGGVPALIDPGKTGWIVEPGRADALQHVMEKAMDADVHEMGSMLRSFAKENFSNENLQREIQRVYGVVLKLN, from the coding sequence ATGATGAAAGTAATGCATGTCATTAGCGGCGGTGAAACTGGAGGCTCCAAAAAGCATTTATTGCAGCTATTGACCAACTCTCCTGTAGAAGCAGAGTTGCTATTATTGACAGAAGGCGCATTTGCAGAAGAAGCGAGAAAAGCCGGGATTCCTGTGACAGTCGTCCAGCAAAATAGCCGTCTTGACCGGTCAGCTCCGAGAAAAATTTTGATGGTCTTGAAAAAAGGCGGATTTTCAATCGTCCATTCCCACGGGGCACGTGCCAATTTTCTGATCGACTCTGTTTATAAAAAGCTGGGCATGCCGTGGTTTATCACGGTACATAGCGATCCAACGCTCGACTTTCTCCACCAGCCCAAGCCGCTTGCAAAAGTGTTTACCATCTTGAACCAGCGGGCGATGCGCCGTGCGGACCATTTGTTTGCCGTATCACAGAAATTCAAGGATATGCTGACACAAATGGGCGTCGAACCGAAGAAAATCACTCCAGTGTTCAACGGCATCAATTTCCATGAAACTTTGCCGGACTTTAATAAGCAAGAGATCCGCAAATCGCTCGGCACAGGGGAAGATGAATTCGTCTTTGCCATCGTGGCACGTCTTCATCCGGTCAAAGGCCATGATATTTTACTTGATGCACTTTCACGAATCGATCGCCCGTGTAAACTATGGATCATCGGTGAAGGCGACCTGCGCCAGAAACTAAGTGAACAGGCAGCGGCACTCGGCATTTCAGAGCGCGTACAGTTCTTGGGAGCAAGGAAGGATGTCGACCAATTATTATATGCGGCGGATGTATCTTTATTGACCTCCCATAGCGAGAGTTTTCCGCTTGTGCTGTTGGAATCTGCTGATATGGCAACGCCTGTTATCTCAACAAATGTTGGCGGCGTGCCGGCACTGATTGATCCAGGGAAAACCGGATGGATCGTTGAACCAGGGCGTGCAGATGCACTTCAACACGTGATGGAAAAGGCGATGGATGCGGATGTGCACGAAATGGGAAGCATGCTTCGAAGCTTCGCAAAAGAAAATTTTTCCAACGAAAACCTACAACGGGAAATCCAACGAGTTTACGGTGTCGTTTTGAAGCTAAACTAG
- a CDS encoding cell wall-binding repeat-containing protein, which produces MKMTKWFGTMIAATALSVTAFASTSEASVFENFDRISGSDRYETSIKVARAGWGYHSTKDVVLVIGDNYPDALAGAPLAKKLNAPILLVKKDAVPASIMSEIGRLGAKNATILGGESVISNQVVNQLKGKGMQVERIAGSNRSETSALIAERVGGTSAVVASGSGYADSLSIASHAAENGKPILLTSGSGMSKEVAAAVKNYKSVTVVGGESAVSSAVYKKIDETAAVSRIAGKDRYATAAAVVAKLYPTTVTESLVASGQQFADALTGSALGGKQKKPVLLVRQTDLPSSTKDIINNKNVDNLTVIGGETAVSKEALNPNPKPAAIPVVKPSVDIRSDIIEEAKKYIGTPYRWGGTTPTGFDCSGYLMYVFNKEGISIPRTTALMAQSGKPVSYANVKIGDIVLLDLVRSTPTRPTHAGIYIGDGKIIHAGTSTGVAITALDTSWGHWDKKIVTIRSYTD; this is translated from the coding sequence ATGAAAATGACAAAATGGTTTGGAACAATGATCGCCGCAACTGCTTTATCAGTGACTGCTTTCGCTTCCACTTCAGAAGCAAGCGTCTTTGAAAATTTTGACCGCATCTCAGGATCGGACCGCTACGAGACTTCCATTAAAGTAGCGCGTGCAGGCTGGGGCTATCACAGCACTAAGGATGTTGTTCTTGTTATCGGCGATAACTACCCGGATGCTCTTGCCGGAGCACCGCTCGCCAAGAAATTGAACGCGCCGATCCTATTGGTGAAAAAAGATGCTGTACCAGCGTCGATCATGTCCGAAATCGGACGCTTAGGGGCAAAGAACGCAACCATCCTTGGCGGTGAAAGCGTCATTTCCAACCAAGTCGTCAACCAATTAAAAGGCAAAGGCATGCAAGTCGAGCGTATCGCCGGCAGCAACCGCTCTGAAACTTCAGCATTAATCGCAGAAAGAGTGGGTGGAACATCGGCAGTTGTCGCGAGTGGATCCGGTTACGCCGATTCCTTGTCAATCGCTTCACATGCTGCTGAAAACGGCAAACCGATCTTATTGACTTCAGGAAGCGGAATGTCAAAAGAAGTAGCAGCAGCTGTGAAAAACTATAAGAGTGTTACAGTCGTAGGCGGAGAAAGTGCCGTCAGTTCAGCAGTTTATAAGAAAATCGATGAGACGGCAGCAGTATCGCGCATCGCCGGTAAAGACCGCTATGCTACAGCGGCTGCGGTTGTCGCCAAACTTTACCCAACAACTGTTACGGAATCACTCGTCGCTTCCGGCCAGCAATTTGCAGATGCGCTGACAGGCTCTGCTCTTGGCGGAAAACAGAAGAAGCCGGTCTTGCTTGTGCGCCAAACAGATCTTCCGTCATCGACAAAAGACATCATCAACAACAAAAACGTCGATAACCTAACCGTCATCGGTGGGGAAACAGCTGTTTCCAAAGAAGCCTTGAACCCGAATCCGAAGCCGGCCGCTATCCCTGTCGTCAAGCCATCAGTGGATATCCGTTCTGACATTATCGAAGAAGCAAAAAAATACATCGGCACACCATATCGCTGGGGCGGCACGACGCCAACGGGATTTGATTGTTCAGGTTATTTGATGTATGTATTCAATAAAGAGGGGATCTCCATCCCAAGAACAACGGCATTAATGGCGCAATCCGGCAAACCGGTCAGCTATGCGAACGTCAAAATCGGCGATATTGTGTTGCTTGATTTGGTCAGAAGCACGCCAACACGCCCGACACACGCTGGAATTTATATTGGCGATGGAAAAATCATCCATGCTGGAACAAGCACAGGCGTTGCAATTACAGCGCTAGATACATCTTGGGGACATTGGGATAAGAAAATCGTCACTATCCGTTCGTACACAGACTAA
- a CDS encoding nucleotide sugar dehydrogenase: protein MEKICVVGLGYIGLPTAVMFANHGYDVHGVDVNQKAVDMLSDGQIHIEEPFLQDYLNKALEKGTFSVSTTPAEADMFIIAVPSPIAEDKTANMDYIRAATESIVPFLKKGDLVVLESTVPPRTVLDVMMPILVKSNLEIGTELFVSHSPERVIPGKVFEELVKNDRIIGGINEESSKRTQVYYESFVKGEFILTDATTAEMVKVMENTYRDVNIAFANEIAKISDNVGVDAWEAIRLANHHPRVNIHLPGPGVGGHCIAVDPWFLVEKEQELSKIIHLSRTTNDDMPQYTADKIDDILKDVADAKVAVFGLAFKGNIDDIRESPSMEVLEHLKAKNLRISSFDPHVKENKAPFQTQSYDEAVEGADLIVILTDHKAFKEYDPKTLGGTMRHKAIFDTKNAISRETYEEAGFTVYRLGDGKGNPKN, encoded by the coding sequence ATGGAAAAAATCTGTGTAGTTGGATTAGGATATATCGGCTTGCCGACAGCGGTCATGTTCGCAAACCATGGTTACGATGTTCACGGAGTGGACGTCAATCAAAAAGCAGTGGACATGCTGTCTGACGGGCAAATCCACATTGAAGAACCGTTTCTTCAAGATTACTTGAACAAAGCATTGGAAAAAGGCACTTTCTCGGTTTCGACAACACCTGCAGAAGCGGACATGTTCATCATCGCTGTGCCGTCTCCGATTGCAGAAGACAAAACAGCCAATATGGATTACATCCGTGCAGCGACTGAATCGATCGTGCCATTCCTGAAAAAAGGCGATTTGGTCGTCTTGGAATCGACTGTTCCTCCGCGCACTGTGCTCGATGTCATGATGCCGATCCTTGTGAAGAGCAATTTGGAAATCGGGACAGAACTATTTGTTTCGCATTCCCCAGAGCGCGTCATTCCAGGAAAAGTTTTCGAAGAACTTGTGAAAAATGACCGCATCATCGGCGGCATCAATGAAGAATCTTCAAAACGTACGCAAGTGTATTACGAATCATTCGTTAAAGGTGAATTCATTTTGACGGATGCGACGACTGCTGAAATGGTCAAGGTCATGGAAAACACTTACCGCGACGTCAACATCGCTTTCGCCAATGAAATCGCGAAAATCTCCGACAATGTCGGGGTCGACGCTTGGGAAGCAATCCGCCTCGCCAACCATCATCCGCGTGTCAATATCCACTTGCCAGGCCCTGGAGTTGGCGGACATTGCATCGCAGTTGACCCATGGTTCTTAGTCGAAAAAGAGCAGGAACTGTCGAAAATCATCCATTTGTCGCGCACGACTAATGATGACATGCCGCAATACACGGCAGACAAGATCGACGATATCCTAAAAGATGTGGCCGATGCGAAAGTCGCTGTGTTCGGTTTGGCCTTTAAAGGCAATATCGACGACATCCGCGAAAGCCCTTCGATGGAAGTGCTGGAACACTTGAAAGCGAAAAACCTGCGCATTTCTTCTTTTGACCCGCACGTCAAAGAAAACAAAGCGCCATTCCAGACGCAATCTTACGACGAAGCAGTCGAAGGAGCGGATTTGATCGTTATCTTGACCGACCATAAAGCATTCAAAGAATATGATCCGAAAACTCTTGGTGGAACGATGCGCCATAAAGCCATTTTCGACACGAAAAATGCCATCAGCCGCGAAACTTACGAAGAAGCCGGATTCACGGTTTACCGTCTCGGCGACGGCAAAGGCAACCCGAAAAATTAA